A stretch of DNA from Nonomuraea helvata:
GCGAGCTGGGCCGCGACGGCGTCGCGGCGCTCGTCCCCGGTGGCACCACGCGGGGGCTCGCGCGGCTGCTGCCGGAGTTCGGGGAGCCGGACAAGGACGGGCCCGAGGCGCGGGCGCGGCTGTTCGAGCAGGTGCTCGGGCTGCTGGAGCGGCTGGCCGAAGAGCGTCCAGCCCTGCTGATCGTCGAGGACGCGCACTGGGCCGACCGGTCCACCCGCGACCTGCTGTCGTTCCTGGTCCGCTACCAGCCCAGCGCGGCGGGCCTGCTGATCGTGGTGACATACCGCACCGACGAGCTGCACCGCACCCACCGCTGCGGCCGCCTCCTCGCCGAGCTGGGCCGGGTCGAGTGGGTGCGGTGAGGGTCCGAGCTGCGCACGGCTCACCCGCAGCGGAGGCCGTCGCGCAGGCGGCCAGCATCTGGAGCGGGAGCCG
This window harbors:
- a CDS encoding ATP-binding protein: MSIHAISPRFVGRARELAVLGDALARARAGASSTVLVGGEAGVGKTRLIREFTDRADDVLVLVGGCLELGTEGLPFAPFTAVLRGLVRELGRDGVAALVPGGTTRGLARLLPEFGEPDKDGPEARARLFEQVLGLLERLAEERPALLIVEDAHWADRSTRDLLSFLVRYQPSAAGLLIVVTYRTDELHRTHRCGRLLAELGRVEWVR